Proteins from a genomic interval of Clostridium sp. M62/1:
- the rdgB gene encoding RdgB/HAM1 family non-canonical purine NTP pyrophosphatase — MAEKLIFATSNQGKLREIRLILGDLGMEVISMAEAGFHGDIEENGKTFAENAAIKARAVWEKTGGLVLADDSGLVIDYLGGEPGVYSARYMADASYSEKNRVLIERLAGAKEEERSARFACAIAAVLPDGRELLTEAYMEGRIAYEPAGSGGFGYDPILYLPEYQKTSAELDIEEKNKISHRGKALELIKEKLKEALGGMEK; from the coding sequence ATGGCAGAAAAACTTATTTTTGCGACATCCAACCAGGGAAAGCTGAGAGAAATCCGCCTGATTCTGGGAGATTTGGGAATGGAGGTTATTTCCATGGCTGAGGCCGGATTTCACGGCGATATTGAGGAGAACGGAAAGACGTTTGCGGAAAACGCAGCTATCAAGGCCAGAGCAGTGTGGGAGAAAACAGGAGGGCTGGTTCTGGCGGATGATTCGGGCCTCGTCATTGATTATCTGGGCGGGGAGCCGGGCGTCTATTCTGCCAGGTATATGGCAGATGCCTCCTATTCGGAGAAAAACCGTGTTTTGATTGAGCGCCTTGCGGGGGCAAAGGAGGAGGAGAGAAGCGCGCGCTTTGCCTGCGCCATCGCAGCTGTGCTGCCGGACGGCAGGGAGCTTCTCACAGAGGCGTACATGGAGGGAAGGATCGCCTATGAGCCTGCCGGCAGCGGCGGTTTTGGCTATGACCCGATTCTGTATCTGCCGGAATATCAGAAAACTTCCGCAGAGCTTGACATAGAAGAAAAAAACAAGATCAGCCACAGGGGAAAGGCCCTGGAGCTGATAAAGGAAAAACTGAAAGAGGCACTTGGGGGAATGGAGAAATGA
- a CDS encoding metallophosphoesterase family protein yields the protein MKILIVSDTHRRNGNLQEVIEQTAPFDMLIHLGDGEGSEELITSWCLEQNQNCEVHMVLGNNDFFSCLDREKEISIGPYRAFLTHGHFYSVSVGPERLEEEARSRGVDIAMFGHTHKPFLEDRNGITVLNPGSLSFPRQEGRRPSYMIMEVDGSGKASFQICFL from the coding sequence ATGAAAATTTTAATTGTGAGCGATACACACCGCCGCAACGGAAATCTACAGGAGGTGATAGAACAGACAGCTCCGTTTGATATGCTGATTCATCTGGGGGACGGCGAGGGCAGTGAAGAACTGATTACATCCTGGTGCTTGGAGCAGAACCAGAACTGTGAGGTGCACATGGTTCTCGGGAACAACGACTTTTTTTCCTGCCTTGACAGGGAAAAGGAGATTTCCATAGGGCCGTATCGGGCATTTCTCACACACGGCCATTTCTACAGTGTGTCGGTCGGGCCGGAGCGTCTGGAGGAAGAAGCGCGCTCCAGAGGCGTAGATATCGCCATGTTTGGACACACCCACAAGCCTTTTCTGGAAGACAGGAACGGCATCACGGTTCTGAACCCGGGCAGCTTGTCCTTCCCCCGCCAGGAGGGAAGAAGGCCCAGCTACATGATTATGGAAGTGGACGGCTCGGGAAAGGCTTCTTTCCAGATTTGTTTTCTGTAG
- a CDS encoding glycyl-radical enzyme activating protein has product MKKPLIINIQKFSVHDGDGIRTTVFFKGCPLSCRWCHNAESRSWNRELMFFSERCSGCGRCAAVCPEKGIAVKVQEGGMQKIAVTDRALCTACGSCTDFCISNARSIVGEEMEAEELVRILRQDRQFYEDSGGGVTLSGGEAMAQDMDYMENLLVRLQSEGIPVNMDTCGEAPFERFERVLPYIHTFLYDIKAVTPELHREYTGVSNERILENLKNLTLAGARVHIRVPVIPEVNGDDEEMGKIIRFVKEYAKPVKISLLPYHNTGKDKAVRVGAESMEFSVPTGERMEELKALWLQAGFREGEVQNGG; this is encoded by the coding sequence ATGAAGAAACCTCTTATTATCAATATTCAGAAGTTTTCCGTCCACGACGGAGACGGAATCAGGACAACTGTATTTTTCAAGGGCTGTCCCCTTTCCTGCAGGTGGTGCCACAATGCGGAGAGCAGATCCTGGAACCGGGAGCTGATGTTCTTTTCCGAGCGGTGCTCCGGCTGCGGAAGATGCGCTGCGGTCTGTCCGGAGAAGGGGATTGCAGTAAAAGTACAGGAAGGCGGAATGCAGAAAATCGCTGTCACAGACAGAGCTCTCTGCACGGCCTGCGGAAGCTGTACCGACTTCTGTATCTCCAATGCGAGGAGCATCGTCGGGGAGGAGATGGAGGCGGAGGAGCTGGTGAGAATCCTCAGGCAGGACCGCCAGTTTTACGAGGATTCCGGCGGCGGAGTCACTCTGTCAGGCGGGGAGGCTATGGCTCAGGATATGGACTATATGGAGAACCTTCTTGTGAGGCTGCAGTCCGAGGGAATCCCTGTCAATATGGATACCTGCGGGGAGGCTCCCTTCGAGAGGTTTGAGCGGGTGCTTCCCTATATCCATACCTTCCTGTACGATATTAAGGCTGTGACGCCTGAGCTCCACCGGGAATACACAGGCGTTTCCAACGAGAGAATCCTGGAAAATCTCAAGAACCTGACCCTTGCCGGAGCCAGAGTCCATATAAGAGTTCCCGTCATTCCCGAAGTCAACGGAGACGATGAGGAGATGGGAAAAATCATCCGTTTCGTAAAGGAATATGCAAAGCCCGTTAAGATCAGCCTGCTGCCCTACCACAACACAGGAAAAGACAAGGCTGTGCGGGTTGGAGCCGAGAGCATGGAATTTTCCGTTCCCACGGGAGAGCGGATGGAGGAGCTGAAGGCCCTCTGGCTGCAGGCGGGCTTTCGGGAGGGAGAGGTACAGAACGGCGGATAG
- the hypD gene encoding trans-4-hydroxy-L-proline dehydratase produces MEERGMNERIRMLRRQSENTEPRICLERAVLETEAYKKYEGSVSVPEMRALAFLHFMENRKLCISDGELIVGEKGDGPQSAPTFPELCCHTVEDMRIMNDRELISFQVTERDLKIQEEEIIPFWEKRSIRHRILSSMSEEWKACYSAGIFTEFMEQRGPGHTVGSEKIYQKGFLDYKKDIQDALDALDYAGDLQALKKREQLTAMSICCDAIMTLGRRYAALAREMAKQERNEIRRQELLQIAENCDVVPAHRPETYWQAIQMYWFVHLGVTTELNPWDAYSPGRLDQHLYPFYRKDVKEGILDDEKAKELLECLWVKFNNQPAPPKVGVTLKESGTYTDFANINTGGITPEGEDGVNPVSYLILDCMDEMRLLQPSSNVQISRKTPQKFLKRACEISRKGWGQPAFYNTEEIIQELLNAGKSIDDARRGGTSGCVETGAFGNEAYILTGYFNLPKVLEITLNNGWDPVAKKQLGLKLGNAEDFRSYEELFEAYKKQMEYFIDIKVKGSNVIEAIYANYMPAPFLSIITNDCIKKGMDYNAGGARYNTNYLQGVGIGTITDSLAAIRYHVFEKKDIGMGELMEALHRNFEGFEVIRHLLTDRSPKYGNDDDYADEIMKEVFRSYREAVTGRPNSRGGQWRINMLPTTCHVYFGEVMEAAPNGRLAGKPLSEGISPSQGADVHGPTAVIRSASKMDQISTGGTLLNQKFTPSNVAGEKGLDNMASLVRTYFNLDGHHIQFNVIDRQTLLEAQKHPEDYRDLIVRVAGYSDHFRNLSRALQDEIIARTEQSFN; encoded by the coding sequence ATGGAAGAGAGAGGAATGAATGAGCGGATCAGAATGCTCAGAAGACAGAGCGAGAACACGGAGCCGAGAATCTGCCTGGAGCGGGCGGTGCTGGAAACAGAGGCCTATAAAAAGTATGAGGGCTCCGTCTCTGTGCCGGAGATGAGAGCTTTGGCTTTTCTGCATTTTATGGAGAACCGGAAGCTGTGCATCAGCGACGGGGAGCTGATCGTAGGGGAGAAGGGGGACGGCCCTCAGTCTGCGCCCACCTTCCCGGAGCTGTGCTGCCACACCGTGGAGGACATGAGGATCATGAACGACAGGGAGCTGATTTCCTTTCAGGTGACGGAAAGGGATCTGAAAATCCAGGAGGAGGAGATTATTCCCTTCTGGGAGAAGCGTTCCATCCGACACAGGATTCTCTCGTCTATGTCCGAGGAGTGGAAGGCATGCTACAGCGCAGGAATTTTCACAGAATTTATGGAGCAGAGAGGGCCGGGACATACGGTTGGCTCGGAAAAAATCTATCAGAAAGGCTTTTTGGATTATAAGAAGGACATTCAGGATGCCCTGGATGCTCTGGACTATGCCGGCGATCTGCAGGCACTGAAAAAGCGGGAGCAGTTGACTGCCATGAGTATCTGCTGTGACGCGATTATGACTCTGGGGAGAAGGTATGCGGCTCTTGCCAGAGAGATGGCAAAGCAGGAGAGGAATGAAATAAGGAGGCAGGAGCTTCTTCAGATCGCTGAAAACTGCGATGTAGTTCCGGCTCACAGGCCAGAGACCTACTGGCAGGCGATCCAGATGTACTGGTTTGTCCACCTGGGAGTGACCACAGAACTGAACCCGTGGGACGCCTACAGCCCGGGGCGCCTTGACCAGCATCTGTATCCGTTCTACAGAAAGGATGTAAAAGAGGGAATCCTGGATGACGAGAAAGCCAAGGAGCTTCTGGAATGCCTCTGGGTAAAATTCAACAACCAGCCGGCGCCTCCCAAGGTGGGCGTGACTCTGAAGGAGAGCGGAACCTACACCGACTTTGCCAACATCAACACAGGGGGAATCACGCCGGAGGGCGAGGATGGGGTAAACCCGGTCAGCTATCTGATTCTGGACTGTATGGATGAGATGCGTCTGCTTCAGCCCAGCTCCAATGTGCAGATCAGCCGGAAGACCCCTCAGAAATTTCTGAAAAGGGCCTGTGAGATTTCCAGGAAGGGATGGGGCCAGCCAGCCTTTTACAATACGGAGGAGATTATCCAGGAGCTGTTAAATGCGGGAAAATCCATCGATGACGCCAGGCGGGGAGGCACCAGCGGCTGTGTGGAAACAGGAGCCTTCGGAAATGAGGCCTATATCCTGACCGGCTATTTCAATCTCCCGAAGGTGCTTGAGATTACCCTGAACAATGGCTGGGATCCGGTTGCGAAAAAACAGCTGGGCCTGAAGCTGGGAAATGCGGAGGATTTCCGCTCCTACGAGGAGCTGTTTGAGGCATACAAAAAGCAGATGGAGTATTTTATTGACATAAAGGTGAAGGGATCCAACGTGATCGAGGCCATCTATGCCAACTACATGCCGGCTCCCTTCCTGTCCATCATCACAAACGACTGCATTAAAAAGGGAATGGACTACAACGCCGGAGGAGCCCGCTATAACACCAATTACCTGCAGGGAGTGGGGATCGGAACCATCACCGATTCTCTGGCAGCGATCCGGTACCATGTGTTTGAGAAAAAGGACATCGGTATGGGAGAGCTGATGGAGGCGCTCCACCGCAATTTCGAAGGCTTCGAGGTGATCCGCCACCTGCTCACAGACCGCTCGCCCAAGTATGGAAATGACGATGACTATGCAGACGAAATTATGAAGGAAGTGTTCAGAAGCTACCGGGAAGCCGTAACCGGAAGGCCCAACAGCAGGGGAGGCCAGTGGAGGATCAATATGCTTCCCACCACCTGCCATGTCTATTTCGGGGAGGTGATGGAGGCTGCGCCAAACGGAAGGCTGGCTGGGAAACCGCTGTCAGAGGGAATTTCACCGAGCCAGGGAGCAGATGTCCACGGGCCGACGGCCGTGATCCGCTCAGCGTCCAAGATGGATCAGATCAGCACAGGGGGAACTCTGCTGAACCAGAAATTCACCCCGTCCAATGTGGCCGGGGAGAAGGGGCTCGACAACATGGCAAGCCTGGTGCGCACCTATTTCAACCTGGACGGCCACCACATTCAGTTCAATGTCATTGACCGCCAGACGCTTCTGGAGGCTCAGAAGCATCCGGAAGACTACAGGGATCTCATTGTCCGGGTTGCCGGCTACAGTGACCATTTCCGGAATCTCAGCAGGGCTCTTCAGGACGAGATCATCGCGAGGACGGAGCAGAGCTTTAATTAG
- a CDS encoding NCS2 family permease, which translates to MEQFFKLKEHGTDVKTEVIAGVTTFMTMAYILAVNPSMLGPEGAGMDSGAVFTATALASALASFLMALFANLPFVLSAGMGLNAYFAYTVCGSMGYSWEVALTAVFAEGIIFIILSLTNVREALFNAIPATLKIAVAVGIGLFITFIGLQNAHIVVDSSTLVTVFSFRGSVEAGTFQSEGITVLLALVGIIITSVLLIKRVKGNILIGILATWILGMICQAVGLYVPNPEAGFYSLFPSGVFSMPASVAPTFMKLDFSVVGTLNFVVVMFAFLFVDMFDTLGTLIGCASKADMLDKDGKLPQIKGALFADAVGTTVGAVLGTSTITTFVESSSGIAEGGRTGLTSIVAGGLFLIALFLSPVFLAIPSFATAPALVVVGFLMMQQVVKIEWENLVEAIPAFIAIFAMPFMYSISEGIAMGVISYVLIHLLAGKARQNTPLMYVLALLFVLKYIFL; encoded by the coding sequence ATGGAACAGTTTTTTAAACTCAAGGAGCATGGAACGGATGTCAAGACAGAAGTGATTGCCGGAGTGACCACCTTTATGACAATGGCCTACATTCTGGCAGTGAATCCGTCCATGCTGGGCCCGGAAGGTGCCGGGATGGATTCAGGGGCAGTATTTACTGCGACGGCTCTGGCTTCAGCCCTTGCCTCATTTTTGATGGCGCTGTTTGCCAATCTGCCCTTTGTGCTGTCTGCCGGTATGGGACTGAATGCCTATTTTGCCTATACGGTCTGCGGAAGCATGGGGTATAGCTGGGAGGTTGCCCTGACGGCTGTGTTTGCGGAGGGAATTATTTTTATCATCCTCTCCCTCACCAATGTCCGGGAGGCTCTCTTCAATGCGATTCCGGCCACCCTCAAGATCGCAGTGGCAGTGGGAATCGGCCTTTTCATCACGTTTATCGGCCTGCAGAATGCCCACATTGTGGTGGATTCTTCCACCCTTGTCACGGTCTTTTCTTTCCGCGGCTCTGTGGAGGCCGGAACCTTTCAGTCAGAGGGGATCACCGTTCTTCTGGCTTTAGTCGGAATTATCATTACGTCGGTGCTTCTCATAAAGAGAGTGAAGGGAAACATTCTGATCGGAATCCTCGCCACCTGGATTCTGGGAATGATCTGCCAGGCTGTGGGGCTCTACGTTCCGAATCCGGAGGCCGGATTCTACAGCCTTTTCCCAAGCGGAGTGTTCTCCATGCCGGCAAGTGTGGCCCCCACTTTCATGAAGCTGGACTTCTCCGTTGTGGGAACGCTGAACTTTGTGGTTGTTATGTTTGCATTCCTGTTCGTGGACATGTTTGACACCCTGGGGACTCTGATCGGCTGCGCATCCAAGGCAGACATGCTTGATAAGGATGGAAAACTGCCGCAAATCAAGGGAGCTCTGTTTGCGGATGCCGTCGGAACGACAGTGGGAGCTGTTCTGGGAACCTCCACCATCACAACATTTGTGGAATCCTCATCCGGCATTGCGGAGGGAGGAAGAACGGGACTGACCTCGATTGTAGCAGGTGGACTCTTTCTGATTGCCCTGTTCCTTTCACCGGTCTTTCTGGCGATCCCGTCCTTTGCCACAGCTCCGGCTCTTGTAGTGGTAGGATTCCTGATGATGCAGCAGGTGGTAAAGATTGAGTGGGAGAATCTGGTGGAGGCCATCCCGGCCTTTATTGCCATTTTTGCCATGCCGTTCATGTACTCCATCTCCGAGGGAATCGCCATGGGCGTTATCTCCTATGTGCTGATTCATCTTCTGGCAGGAAAAGCCAGGCAGAATACACCGCTGATGTATGTGCTGGCGCTTCTGTTTGTGCTGAAGTATATTTTCCTCTAA
- a CDS encoding endonuclease III domain-containing protein translates to MTKEELTLEIIDRLKKEYPDADCTLDYNDAWKLLVSVRLAAQCTDARVNVVVKDLYEKFPDVNALAEAPVEEIEAIVRPCGLGHSKAKDISACMKMLRDQFDGRVPDSFDALLSLPGVGRKSANLIMGDVFGKPAIVTDTHCIRLVNRMGLVDGIKEPKKVEMALWKLVPPQEGSDFCHRLVYHGRDICTARTKPHCDRCCLADICAKNGV, encoded by the coding sequence ATGACAAAAGAAGAACTTACTCTGGAAATCATTGACCGGTTAAAGAAGGAATATCCGGATGCGGACTGCACACTGGACTACAATGACGCCTGGAAGCTCTTGGTCAGCGTCCGTCTGGCAGCCCAGTGCACAGATGCCAGAGTGAATGTGGTGGTAAAGGATTTATATGAGAAATTTCCGGATGTGAACGCCCTTGCAGAGGCGCCGGTGGAGGAAATTGAGGCGATTGTGAGGCCCTGCGGCCTGGGGCACAGCAAGGCAAAGGATATCAGCGCCTGCATGAAAATGCTCAGGGATCAATTTGACGGCAGGGTTCCCGACAGCTTTGACGCCCTGCTGTCTCTGCCCGGCGTGGGGAGAAAAAGCGCGAACCTGATTATGGGAGATGTGTTCGGGAAGCCGGCGATAGTCACCGATACCCATTGTATCCGGCTGGTGAACCGCATGGGACTTGTGGACGGAATCAAGGAGCCTAAAAAGGTGGAGATGGCGCTCTGGAAGCTGGTTCCGCCTCAGGAGGGAAGCGATTTCTGCCACCGCCTTGTCTACCACGGGAGGGACATATGCACAGCGAGAACGAAGCCCCACTGCGACAGGTGCTGTCTGGCAGATATATGTGCCAAGAACGGCGTATAG
- a CDS encoding efflux RND transporter periplasmic adaptor subunit yields MRYKSQMEKIKKKGRADSRDKSEKDRGTEMKPGTEKAMFAEEKSEEEMEQELETLLNQPQEQKKKRRSSLAAVKNIRNWSPKTKKCGAAVLAVAAAVLVLRALAGGKSSAPAVASMPLERGDVVSTLSLTGPISGTDSADVVSNLHAEVLEIRVKEGDRVEKGQVLAVLDRTDAQKEVDIAQNSYELAVSEYNENIRDTRNGYEKAVQDYNTAKLNYDRNKVLFESGAVSSAEFEAVSNGLNDARREMESYTVENGQAVPDKSYELKVQSAQFELDQKKKDLEETEVESPIAGTVVRVNSKVGQFADKPEDEKPMFIVENLDQLEMELQVSEYSVGDISVGLPVEITADILDGRTVKGTVSSISPTGEEKVGSGSTERVVPTTVTIDDPKSGLIAGITARATVVTERAEDVFKIPSSAILTEEDGGKQIAVLKEGTNLVHLIPVTTGVESDLETEIAAAAGEELTEGMTVLLSPEGLSEGMEVVPV; encoded by the coding sequence ATGAGGTATAAAAGTCAGATGGAAAAAATAAAGAAAAAGGGCCGTGCGGACAGCAGGGATAAATCAGAAAAGGACAGAGGCACAGAAATGAAACCCGGCACAGAGAAAGCCATGTTTGCAGAAGAAAAAAGTGAGGAGGAGATGGAGCAGGAGCTGGAGACGCTCCTGAATCAGCCCCAGGAGCAAAAAAAGAAGAGGCGCTCTTCTCTGGCAGCTGTAAAAAATATCAGGAACTGGTCTCCGAAAACGAAAAAGTGCGGTGCGGCAGTTCTGGCCGTGGCAGCGGCAGTTCTCGTGCTCCGGGCTTTGGCAGGAGGAAAAAGCAGCGCGCCGGCGGTGGCGTCTATGCCGCTTGAGAGGGGAGATGTGGTTTCTACCCTGTCTCTGACAGGGCCGATTTCCGGTACAGACAGCGCAGATGTGGTTTCCAATCTCCACGCCGAGGTTCTGGAAATCCGGGTAAAGGAGGGCGATCGCGTGGAGAAAGGCCAGGTTCTGGCTGTTCTGGACCGCACAGATGCCCAGAAGGAAGTGGATATTGCCCAGAATTCCTATGAGCTGGCTGTCAGCGAGTACAATGAAAATATCCGCGACACGAGAAACGGATATGAGAAGGCGGTGCAGGACTACAACACAGCCAAGCTGAATTACGACAGAAACAAGGTGCTGTTTGAGTCAGGCGCTGTCTCCTCGGCTGAGTTTGAGGCTGTAAGCAATGGGCTGAATGATGCCAGGAGAGAGATGGAGAGCTATACGGTGGAAAACGGCCAGGCAGTGCCGGATAAGTCCTATGAGCTGAAGGTACAGTCTGCCCAGTTTGAGCTGGATCAGAAGAAGAAGGATCTGGAGGAGACAGAGGTGGAAAGTCCCATAGCCGGAACCGTGGTGCGTGTTAATTCCAAGGTGGGACAGTTTGCAGACAAGCCGGAGGATGAAAAGCCCATGTTCATTGTGGAAAACCTCGATCAGCTTGAGATGGAGCTCCAGGTCAGCGAGTATTCGGTGGGAGATATTTCTGTAGGACTTCCGGTAGAAATCACAGCTGATATTCTGGACGGAAGGACGGTGAAGGGAACGGTTTCCTCCATCTCCCCCACAGGAGAGGAGAAGGTGGGAAGCGGGTCCACGGAACGTGTAGTTCCCACTACTGTGACCATTGATGATCCGAAGAGCGGACTGATTGCCGGGATCACAGCCAGGGCCACGGTGGTGACGGAGAGGGCTGAAGATGTATTTAAAATTCCCTCCTCTGCGATTCTTACGGAGGAGGATGGAGGAAAACAGATTGCAGTTTTGAAGGAGGGGACGAACCTGGTTCATCTTATCCCTGTGACCACTGGAGTTGAGAGCGATCTGGAAACGGAGATTGCTGCAGCTGCAGGGGAGGAGCTGACAGAGGGAATGACCGTGCTTCTGTCCCCTGAGGGACTTTCCGAGGGAATGGAAGTGGTGCCGGTATGA
- a CDS encoding ABC transporter ATP-binding protein, with protein MIRAKKSCEEKKKRENTAGQLCPGSRGFKLSQKAERAARKAGTLFAAGRKNGRTAGTGTDELIKVVNLCKIYDTGAMKVVGLRNINLTIKRGEFVAIMGQSGSGKSTFMNILGCLDRPLIGHYYLDGIDINAMDDRMLSRIRNQKIGFVFQSFNLISRTTARENVELPMTYAHVPKHERRERAIRLLERVGLGARTEHMPNEMSGGQRQRVAIARALANDPPLILADEPTGNLDTAASLEIMELFSELHREGATVVVVTHEEDIAAFTERIIRFRDGRIISDERRGRTGREDTPKEVEEC; from the coding sequence ATGATAAGAGCAAAAAAGAGCTGTGAGGAAAAGAAAAAAAGAGAAAATACGGCGGGACAGCTCTGTCCTGGAAGCAGGGGATTTAAGCTCAGCCAGAAAGCAGAGAGAGCGGCCCGGAAAGCCGGGACGCTGTTTGCAGCCGGGAGAAAAAACGGACGGACAGCCGGGACAGGGACAGATGAGCTGATCAAAGTTGTAAATCTGTGCAAGATATACGATACAGGAGCTATGAAGGTTGTGGGCCTCAGAAATATAAACCTGACCATAAAAAGAGGCGAGTTTGTCGCTATCATGGGACAGTCAGGTTCGGGCAAATCTACCTTTATGAATATCCTGGGCTGTCTGGACCGGCCTCTGATCGGCCATTACTACCTGGACGGCATTGATATCAACGCCATGGATGACAGGATGCTCTCCCGGATCAGAAATCAGAAGATAGGCTTCGTATTCCAGTCTTTCAACCTGATTTCCAGAACCACGGCCAGAGAGAATGTGGAGCTTCCCATGACCTACGCCCATGTACCCAAGCATGAGAGAAGGGAGAGGGCTATACGGCTGCTGGAACGTGTGGGGCTGGGGGCAAGGACGGAGCACATGCCAAATGAGATGTCCGGCGGCCAGCGCCAGCGGGTGGCGATTGCCAGAGCCCTTGCCAATGATCCGCCTCTGATTCTGGCGGATGAGCCCACCGGAAACCTGGATACGGCGGCTTCTCTGGAGATTATGGAGCTCTTTTCAGAGCTTCACAGGGAGGGGGCTACGGTGGTTGTCGTCACCCATGAGGAGGATATAGCAGCCTTCACGGAACGCATTATCCGCTTCCGGGACGGGCGGATCATAAGCGACGAGAGGAGAGGAAGGACCGGCCGGGAGGATACGCCGAAGGAGGTGGAGGAATGTTAA
- a CDS encoding ABC transporter permease codes for MLIENMKMAFSALRANKLRSFLTMLGIIIGIGSVISIVSIGDTMRELFSSLYRDVGVTQAYVSIGYWVDDVRESDYFTMDDLEKIKNVFGDQIAYIDSSMSTSAEAVSGADKMEFDYEGIDCNYIDVQPVDILYGRYLNEADVKGRKENAVIDVDTARNFFHTDNAVGRQFRTVLFGEVKEFTVVGVYEKEMSPFQKLMMGVSEERGAAFIPWTLLTWPNDRFYGCRLYADESMTSQELTRFYDNLAFYVAKLKNREPEDWLVQTAMEEMGQVDSLMSGLSAAVGGIAAISLLVGGIGIMNIMLVSVTERTREIGIRKALGARTRDIMVQFLTESAILSACGGMIGILIGSGLVMAAGAALGVQAVVKPTVVILAVSFSAVVGIFFGLYPARKAALANPIDALRYE; via the coding sequence ATGTTAATTGAAAATATGAAGATGGCTTTCTCTGCCCTGCGGGCCAACAAGCTGCGCTCTTTTCTTACGATGCTGGGCATCATTATAGGAATCGGCTCCGTTATCTCCATCGTTTCCATCGGAGACACCATGAGAGAGCTGTTTTCCAGCCTGTACAGAGATGTGGGAGTGACGCAGGCCTATGTGTCCATCGGCTACTGGGTGGATGATGTGAGGGAGAGCGACTATTTTACCATGGATGATCTGGAGAAAATTAAGAATGTATTTGGGGACCAGATTGCCTATATTGACAGCTCCATGAGTACCTCGGCCGAGGCCGTCTCAGGGGCGGACAAGATGGAGTTTGACTATGAGGGAATTGACTGCAATTACATCGATGTCCAGCCGGTAGATATTTTATATGGAAGATATCTGAACGAAGCTGACGTTAAGGGGAGAAAGGAAAACGCAGTGATTGACGTTGATACGGCCAGAAATTTCTTCCACACAGACAATGCGGTGGGAAGGCAGTTTCGGACTGTACTGTTCGGGGAGGTAAAGGAGTTTACGGTGGTGGGAGTCTATGAGAAGGAGATGAGCCCCTTCCAGAAGCTGATGATGGGGGTGAGCGAGGAGAGAGGGGCGGCTTTTATCCCGTGGACGCTTCTGACCTGGCCCAATGACCGGTTTTACGGCTGCCGTCTGTATGCGGATGAGTCCATGACATCCCAGGAACTGACCCGGTTTTACGACAATCTGGCCTTCTATGTGGCAAAGCTTAAGAACAGGGAGCCGGAGGACTGGCTGGTGCAGACTGCCATGGAGGAGATGGGTCAGGTGGATTCTCTCATGTCAGGGCTGTCGGCGGCAGTGGGAGGAATCGCTGCGATCTCCCTGTTAGTGGGGGGAATCGGCATTATGAATATCATGCTGGTGTCAGTGACGGAGCGCACCAGGGAAATCGGAATCAGGAAGGCTCTGGGAGCCAGAACCCGGGATATTATGGTACAGTTTCTCACGGAATCTGCGATCCTGTCAGCCTGCGGAGGGATGATCGGGATTCTGATTGGCTCCGGTCTTGTCATGGCTGCCGGAGCAGCTCTGGGAGTTCAGGCGGTGGTAAAACCGACGGTGGTGATTCTGGCCGTCTCGTTTTCTGCAGTGGTCGGAATTTTCTTCGGCCTCTACCCGGCCAGAAAGGCGGCGCTGGCCAACCCCATCGACGCACTCCGCTATGAATAG